CCTGAAACAATTACGGGGTTTAGGGGTGCAATTTCTTCAATTAAATTTTCGCAAAAAGCGTTGCCATAACTGGTAATTTTTCGGGTGCCAACGATGCTTATTATTTTCTTTCCTGCCAAATCTATATTTCCGCTGTGAAAGAAAAGTATGGGTCCATCCAAACAATGCTTTAATTTTTCGGGATAATCTTTGTCTTTGAAATAACAAAATTGAATATTATTTTGTTCAATAAACTGAAGTTCTTCATCTGCTTCCTCCAACTGTTTATTTAGATTGATATCCTTTAGACGCAAAAGACCGATGCCGTCAATTTTGGCAAGGTTGCTTTTTTTCTCCTTGAAAATTGCTTCCGCAGCGCCCATTTTCCGCAGTAATTTTTTCGCTGAAATATCACCCAGATTTGGAATGCGCTGCAAAGCAAGCGTATAGCGTAATTCGTTTTTCGAAAGCATGGTTTAGAAATTAAAAACGGGGGAGATTTTAAAAATACGAAATTTTTAAGTTGTTAATAAATTACCAAAGCAAAAATTGGATTACCCTCAAAAAAAGCTAATTTTGTTTATATGCAACTTACAACCTACATAGCCGACCTGCTTTACCGATACGAATGTGTTATTGTTCCTGGGTTTGGGGCGTTTTTAACCCGCTATAAATCTGCCCAGATTGATGATGCTACAAATACGTTTCATCCTCCTTCCAAAATTGTTTCGTTCAACAAACAATTGCAGGCGAACGATGGTCTGTTTGCCAATTATGTTGCTTCTGTAGAAAAATGCAGTTACGAAACTGCATTGCAAAGAATTCGGAATTTTACAGCTGAAATTTCAATGGCGCTTTCAGAAGGAAAAACCATTTCTTTTAAAAATATAGGAACGTTTTCCTTGAACGAAGAAAAATCCCTTCAGTTTGAACCATTACCGCAACAGAATTTCAGCACTTCCGCTTTTGGTCTATCATCTTTTGTCTCGCCACAAATAAGTCGCGAAGTTTACAAGGAAACTGTGGATGCTTTTGAAGAAAAGGCACCGATACACTTTACGCCCGAAGGAAGGGAAGTCAAACCTTACCTTAAATATGCCGCTATTGCAGTTTTAGCTATATCAGCAATAGGTTTTGGAAGTTTAAAGCTTTATGAAAATCAGGTTCAAAAATTCAACTATGCGGAAAGGGAAAAGGCTAATAGCTTAGTTGAAAACCAAATACAGGAGGCAACATTTGTAATTGAAAATCCCCTGCCGGTGGTGAACCTACAAGTTCCAAAACATACCGGATTGTACCATATTGTTGCTGGAGCCTACCGCATGGAAGAAAATGCTGAAAAGAAGGTTTCACAATTGCGCGAAAAGGGCTATTCTCCTTTAAAAATGGAGGTTAATAGATACGGGCTTCATCAAGTTCTTTATGCAAGTTTTAATGATAAGTTAGAAGCACAGCGAAAACTTTATGAAATTCAGAAATCTGAAAATCCGGATGCTTGGCTATTAGTTCAGGAAATTCATTAAAATTTCTTCCACATCCCTTTTTTTCTTTCCTCATTTTTCACTCCCCATTGTTTGGAACTTAGGTATCTTTGCAAAAATTTTTACAGATGCAATCTAAGACACCGCAACAATCTTTAACCGTTTATACAGATATGGTATTGCCCAGCGAAACAAATCCTATTGGGAATATGTTTGGGGGTGAATTGCTGGCAAGGATGGACCGTGCCGCAAGCATTGCTGCTCGTCGCCATAGCCGTAGAATTGTAGTTACTGCATCTGTAAACCACGTGGCGTTCAATAAAATGATCCCCTTGGGGAGTGTTGTAACAGTTGAAGCAAAGGTTTCCAGGGCTTTTAGCAGTTCCATGGAAGTTTATATGGATGTTTTTATTGAAGACCGTGAAAGTGGCGAAAGAAGCCTTTCAAACGAAGCTATTTACACGTTTGTAGCTGTGGATGAAATGGGCAATCCTGTTCGGGTTCCAGAGCTTGTTCCCGAGACAGAACTGGAAAAAAAACGTTTTGAGGCGGCCCTTCGCCGAAAACAATTGAGCCTTGTACTTGCAGGAAAAATGAAACCAAAAGATGCTACAGAGTTGAAGGCACTATTTCAATAATTAATATATCATTTCATAAACCATTGATTGTGTTGATTTTTCGCTGGAATGATTTTATGTTAAAATGTAATATTTTCCCCAATTCATGATTATTTTAAAGTAGGTATTAAATATATTTGGAAACATTTCTTGAAAAATTCTCAGAAATTTTTGAAAAAAGATGCATCTAAATATATGTTCAAATCTATCAAATCATGAAAAAAACTACTTTCCCGACTCTCCGGAGTATCTGCTTTTTGGCAATTGTGCTTATATTTTCAAGTACATTTGGCCAAAATCCAAACAATATTAAATTTCAGGACGAAACGTATGCAATGCCTGAAAACATTAATACATTCCAATGGAGTTCAATGCCAGAATCAGCAGAACTTCAAAACGGTTACATAGGCTGGGTCCAATTTTACGAAACTCCAAGCCAAGCGGTTCAAGATCTTTTTAAGCAAAATAAGATGGAATTGCTGGAGTATATTCCACATCAAACCTATCTTTTTTATTTCCCTAAAAACACTTCGGTGAGTTTTTTAAGGAATAAAGGGGTTCGAAGTATTGTACCCGTATACGGAAACTCAAAGCTTTCGCGAGATTTAAAAAATCCTCCTTTTGATAGTTGGGCGATGGACGGCAATAATATTTTAGTGACGTTGCAATTTCACAAATATGTATCTGCAGATTATGTGATCCAGCAATTGGCAGAAAAGCAAATAGCTGTAAAGCAGACCTACAAGGGCTCAAATAATATAGATCTATCCATCCCCAATAATTGCTTGGAAGACCTCTCAAACCTTCCTTTTGTGAAATGGGTTGAACTTATCGTGGCGCCCTCTGTGCCGGATGATACAAGAGGCAGAAGCTTGCACCGTTCCAGTAACTTGGACACTCAAACCTCTGCAGGAAGAAACTATACCGGATTAAATATTGGCGTACTTTGCCGTGATGATGGCATAGTAGGGCCCCACATTGATTTTCAGGGAAGAATAGACAATTCCATGGCTAGTGGAACTGGACAGTCCCATGGTGATGGTGTTTCTGGAATTATGGCTGGTGCGGGCAACCTAAACCCTTCCAATAGGGGAATGGCTGCGGGCTCTTTGTTATATGTTTCAAATTACGAACCTTCTTTTTTAGATTCTCCTACTGTTACCTTAATTAATAGTGGAGATGTAGTGATAACCAATTCATCATACAGTAATGGTTGTAACGCAGGTTATACTACTATTACCCAAACAGTAGATACGCAGGCGCAAACATTACCAAATCTTCAACATACTTTTTCCGCTGGTAATTCCAATGGAAACAATTGTGGATATGGTGCAGGCAATCAATGGGGAAATATTACCGGCGGCCATAAGCAGGGTAAAAACGTAATAGCGACCGCAAACGTATTTTTTGATGGTTCGTTGGTTAACTCTAGTAGCCGTGGCCCTGCCCACGATGGTAGAATAAAGCCGGACATTGCTGCAAATGGCCAAAACCAAATTTCGACCAATGAGAACAACACCTATCAATCATTTGGCGGCACCTCTGGTGCTTCTCCAGGTATTGCAGGTGTTGCTGCACAATTGTATCAAGCATATTCTGAAGCAAATAGCAATGTATTGCCTCCAGCAGCACTCATTAAAGCTACTCTATTAAATACCGCCAATGAAGCTGGCAACATAGGGCCAGACTTTAAATTTGGGTGGGGTATTGTAAACGGTCTTCGAGCTGCAAAACTTATTGAGGATGAACGATATTTATCTAGTTCAATCTCACAAGGAGTTTCTAATAATCATATTATAAATGTACCCTCAGGTACTAAGCAAGTGCGCTTTATGGTATATTGGAGTGATGCTCCGGCTACTCCTGGCGCAAATCCAGCTTTGGTAAATGATTTGGACCTTGTTGTAACTGGTCCTTCCAGTAACAATTATCTACCGTGGATATTGGATGAAACCCCAGACCCTATTACACTTAATAACCCAGCTACCAATGGTCCCGACCATTTAAATAATATGGAACAGGTTCTTATAAATAATCCTGCATCTGGAAATTACACCATCAATATTAATGGATTTAATGTGCCAATGGGACCACAGGAGTACTTTGTGGTTTATGAAATTATTGAAGATAACGTAACGGTTACTTACCCAAATGCGGGGGAAAGCTTTGTTCCCGGTGAAACTGAATCCATTCATTGGGATGCTGTGCCGGCAAACACTACTTCAAATTTTGTTTTGGAATATTCTACAGACAATGGTAGCAGTTGGAATCCTATTGCAACAGTTTCAAACACTACCACTAATTACGGTTGGAATGTGCCAAATTCAGTAACGGGAGATGCATTAATTAGGGTTAGCAATGGGGCTTCACAAGATATTAGTGATGAAAATTTCTCTATAGCTCCTTTGGTAACCAATGTTCAAGTTACGCAGGTTTGTCCAGACGAAGCAACCTTTTCATGGAACGCTGTAACTGGTGCAGAATCTTATGACTTATATCTATTGGGAGAAAAATATATGGAAGTGGTTGGCACTTCTTCAACAACTACCATAACTGTACCCATAGCAAATGAAACTGATCCTCTTTGGGCAGCAGCAGTTGCGAAAAATGCAACTAATGGTTGGGAAAGCAGAAGAACTATTGCTACGTTTTATCCAGGAGGATTGTTAAACTGTTCATTAACAAATGATGTTTCTATACAAAATAATAATGAGCCTAGTGATTTCAACCTAATTTGTAATCCTGACCCAGCAATTGTTTCTGCAATAATAATGAACTCAGGTGTTGCGCCACAAAGCAATTTTGAAGTTTCATATCAATTGGATAGCAATCCCGCGGTTACTGAAACTTATGCCGGAACGCTTAATTCAGGCCAACAAGTTACTTTTGATTTTGTGGAGCCTTTAGGCATTTCTTCTTCCGGTACATATACCCTTACTGTATCTGTTGATTTATCGGGCGATGAAAATCCAAATAACGATACTGACTCCTTAACATTCTTTGCAGCTACTGAAGCTACTCCGTTAGATTTTGAGGAGCCTTTTGATGTAAATGGAATGCCACCTCCAGGGTGGAATATATTAAACCCTGATACCGAGGATACTTGGGTTGAGAGAGACAATATTACTGGAAGTGATGGCTCGCAAACAGTAACAGCTTATATTGACAATTTTTCATATAATGCTGCAGGTGAAGAAGATATAATTGCGACTGAATACTTTGACCTTGTATCTGCAAATTCCGCACAATTGGATTTTGATTTGGCGAAAGCTCAATATTCTGCTGGTTTTTCGGACGCTTTTAGAGTAGATATATCTACAGATTGCGGAGCTACTTTCACCCAAATATATTATAAGGATGGTTTGGATCTTTCCACCTTGCCAGGATATGAAACGGGGAACTGGACTCCAAATTCCGCTTCTGACTGGCGAACAGAAACAATAGATCTTGCGGCCTATTTGGGAGAATACATACAGTTGCGTTTTGTGAATATTAACGGTTATGGAAACAGTACGTTCATTGACAATATCAATGTAAGGGGTGTACTGAGCGTTGCCCAGGCAGATTTGAACAATATTAGAATGTATCCTAACCCTGCTACAAGTGAAGTATTCATCAATTTCAACAATGTTTTACTTAATAATGTTTCCATTACATTATTTAATAGCTTGGGACAGCGATTGAGCTATATTTCAGAAGCTGAAATGGCGGGAAAAACTCAAACTGTCCTAAACGTTTCAGGCTTCACCAGTGGAATTTATTTTGTGAAAATAAAAGCAGGAAATAATACTACAACCAAAAAACTAATAGTAAAATAACCATTAAATTAAGGGAGCTGTTTGGCTCCCTTTTTTACATCCTATAAATCCAATCGGCGGGGTTTATCTTGGTTTTGTTCTGATAGATGTAGAATTTTAAGACCGTTCTTCCTTCAGTAGCACTCTTTGCAACAGTTCCAATAGTTTGTTTTGTGGATACTTTGTCACCTTTTTTTACAGAAACAGTAGCCAAGTTACTATACACTGAAATGTAGTCTCCGTGTTGAATAAAAACAACTTTATTTGCCCCTTTTATTATTTGGATAGACATTACCTGGCCTTCAAAAATAGACCGTACCTCCGCATTATCTTCGGTAGCAATCTCGACCCCACTACTATTGGTTGTTACATTTGGAAACTGTGGGTGCTGGTGTGTCCCAAAACTTTTTACTACCATTCCTTTTTCAACGGGCCAGGGCAATTTTCCTTTGTTATTGGTAAAGCTTGCGGCAAGCGCCCGGTCTTCAGCAGTTAATGCAAATTCTTCAGACTTTGCGGGTTTGGTTATGGTATTTTTTGTTGTGGTCGTTATAGTTGTGTTACCCTTTGCTTTTTCAGCTGCAAGCGCCTTTTCACGCGCTATTCTATTTGCCTCTTCTATTGCGGCTTTTATAAGTGCGTCAATTTGGCGGTCTATTTCGTCTGCTTGTTTCTGTTTTGTTCTAATTTGTGCTGTAAATTTGCTTTCATCCTTTTTCAAGGTAGCCACGAGTGCTTGTTGATCTTTTCGCTCACTGGTCAATTGAGATTTTGCCACTTCGTTTTCAGCAATCAACTTTTGCTTGGTCTTTTTCTGTTCAATCAAATCTGCATTTAGTTTTTGAAGCTCTTCGGTTTTTGCTTTGATGCTCTCGCCTTGTTTCTTTCTAAACTTGGCATATTGCTTCATGTATTGCACCCGTTTATAGGCCTGTAGAAAATTCTGGGAGGACAACAAAAACATAATCCTACTCTGTTGGTTTTTGCTTTTGTATGATTTGCGAACCATTTCTGCATAATCTGCCTTCATTACCTTAAGCTCTTCACGTAGTGTGCTTATCTTATCAATGTTGTCATTAATGTTTCGGGTAAGTAAATTGGCTTGCTGGTTGGTAACACGAATAAGGTTTTCGCTGGCAGCAATGCGCTGGTTGAGATCTTCAACTTGCGAAAGCACTGATTTTTCCTCCTTTTTTGTTTTAAAAAGAAGCGAATTTATCTGCTTTATTTCTTCCAGAATGGCCTGTCTTTTTTCCTCAAGTTCCTTTTGTTTGTCAACTTGCGCAGAAACTGTTGAAATCGTAATTAAACCAATAAATAAAAAAAGATATGTGCGGAAATGCTTCATTTAGTTAAGTTGGATTTCTTCGTAGCCTTGTGGAATTTCAAACGGAAAACTCACGTCTGCATTCAAATCTATTTTTTTGAAATTCATTTCTATTTTTGTTTTTGAGCCTTTTTCCGAAGTGTCTATTGAAATTATTGATGGAAAATATTGCCCGCCAATCTCTTGGTAATCGCCATAACGGATGCTCAATAATCTATCCGCATTGGGCTGGGATAGGGTTTCCAAAGCAATTTTGAAATTTTCTGGGTTCAAAAATAGTGAATGTATAAAATCTTGCGGTTGCTGTTTGGGCTGCATTTTAAATTTATTCTGAAAAACCTCTGATTTATACTCTGAGGGATTCAACGTAAATATGGATTGCCCCAAAAGCAGATTCTGGGCCTGTTGAAAATTTATCGGAGTACCGATCCATTCGCCCAACAAAGCAAAATCACCTTCAAAGTACGTGTTGCCAACAGTTTCATAATAGCGCACGCTTGTGGGCGTTATCAGGACCTTTGCGATTGTAATTCCCAAAATCGAAGCTTTTACCCAAATGTGCTTGTCTTTTTCCATACGCAGGCTCACGGTAATACTCTGCAATTTTTCATCGGTTTCATACACCAATTGTACCCTTCCCGCCAGTGTTTTAAAATCTGGGGCAGCAGCTTTGTGGGCAGCAATTATCTCCTTGGCAGAAGCATTTTCGATATTTGAAATGTTCTTGGCACCACCGCAGGATGAAAGTACCAGTAGCAACAAAATGTAATAGGGTTTCAGTTTCATAAAATTAATTCGGCATTTTAGTTGCGGCAGCTTTATCGGAATACATTTTGGCTTTTTTGTCATCGCCTTTGGTACTGTAGGCCAAGCTTAATTGTTGGTAAAAATCACGCTCCATTTTTGGATCTTCCAAAATAAAATCCAGACCAATTTCCAGACTTTCAATTGCGGCGTCACTTTTTTGAAGTCCGTTGTTTGCAACACCATTCAATAAATATAAAAGTGCTTGTGAGGGAAAAATTTCAAGGCCTTCAGCACTCAGTTTTACTGCGGCATCATATTTTTTGAAATCTATTTGAAACAAAAGTGTATTCTTCAAAAGATGGTAATTATCAGGGTCTTGGGCTATTCCTTTTTCATATGCGGTAAGGGCGTCTTCCTTTCGGTTTTTTGCAGCGTAATAATCTCCCAGTTTTTCGTAAACACGACCGTTTTCAATTGAAAATTGACTTACTATTTCTGCCAATTGCGTTTCGTATTCTGGGTTTTCATTCACATACTGAATAAAATCGCCCAGGACTTTATACTTTGTTTCCTTATCAACCTCTTCCGAAGCAAAAACAATTTTCATAGATTTTATTGCTTCCACGGCATTGCCCTCATCCAGATAAAATTTATAAAGCGCCAAATGTACCAATTGTGAATTTGGATTGCTTTCCAACAGGTTTTTTGCAGCTTCAAATGCTTTTTCTTTATTGCCCTGCTCACTGTAGAGAAAGATGAGATTCAGATATTCTTTTTCGTTTTTTGGATTGTTGTCAATTTTCTGTTCTAGATTTTCTATTGCTCCTTCGGTATTGCCGCTGGCACGATAAATTTGGGCACGCAAGGCATTTCTTATATCACTCTCGCCCCAAATTTGATCAAGGTTGTCCAATTGCTCCAAAGCTTTGTCATATTGCTTTGTAAGTGTATAAAGATTGGCTAAATCTTCTTTGTAATCTTCATCAAAAGGTATAAGCTTTTGTACCAAAGGAATGGCTTTTTCATAGTCTTTCTGTTGATAGTACAATTCATAAAACTGCTCCAAAACATCCAGTTTATCGCCTTGGCTTTTCAATACTTTGTTGAAATTTTCTTCAGCTTGAGCATATTGTTTTAGATAGGTGTGGTTTTTCCCCATTTCAAAATAAACCACGGCTTTGTTCTCTTCGCTTTTTGCTGCCTTTTCGGCTTTGTTTAAAGCGATGAGCGCTAGTTCATAATTCTCAATGCCCTTTTGTTTTAACGCTTCAAAAAAGTTTTCCTGAAACGCATCAGTAACATTTTCCGGTTCTGCATTTGGCAGATTTTCGGTTTCTTGAGACCATGCATCGTTTGGCAGAAGCAGTATTCCGAAGAAAATTAGAAGTATGTGTTTTATTATTATCCTCAAATTATGAAATTTCTGCCTTAAAAGGAATAGGTTATTTTAACTCTGAATAATCACCGATGCTCACATTGGTGAATTTGCCATCAAAAGTAGCATAATTGCCAATCATGGCGTTATCCAAATGTGCGTTCTTTATTTTTGAATGCTTTTGGATAATACTGTTTTTTACGGCACTATCCTCAATTACCGTGCCCTCGCCAATAGAGGCGTATGGGCCAACAGTGCTGTTTTTTAAAATTACACTTTCACCAATAAAGCAAGGTTCAATTATTTTTGAATTTTCATTGCTGATGTTTTCAGAAATCAAAGGATAATTTGCTTCAGAAAGAAAACCCAACATTTTTTGATTGGTTTCCACGGTAACTTCTTTATTTCCGCAATCCATCCATTCATCTACCGTTCCGGTTTTAAAAATTTTTCCTTTGGCCATCATTTGTTTTATACCGTCGTTTATTTGGTATTCGCCGCCATTGATAATGTTGTTTTCTAAAACAAATTGTAATTCATCTTTAAGTTGCGAAACATCCTTAAAATAGTAAATACCTATAACGGCTTGGTCGCTCACATATTCTTTTGGTTTTTCAACCAGTTCAATAATCTCGTTTTTATCGTTAAGGTTTACAACGCCGTAGGCTTCGGGATTTTCAACTTTTTTGGTCCAAATTACAGCATCTGCATCTTTGTCCAAATCAAAATCTGCACGTATCAAAGTATCTGCATAAGCGATTACTGCCGGTCCCGAAAGTGAATCCTTGGCACACATAATTGCATGGCCTGTTCCCTTTGGATCGAGTTGGCGATAAATAGTAGGCTTTGCATTTAAACTTGTTGCAAGTGCTTTTAAACTTTCCACCACATCATCACCAAAAAAAGCGGGATCGCCGAGAATGAATGCGATTTCATCAATCTTTTCATTCAAAACTCCAACAATATCTTCCACCAAACGGTGCACGATTGGTTTTCCTGCAACGGGAATCAATGGTTTTGGAACGGTAAGTGTATGTGGGCGAAGTCGGCTGCCGCGGCCTGCCATTGGGACTATTATTTTCATTTTTTTTTAAATTGAATTCAAATTCTTATTTCACGCCAGTACTTCCAAAACCTCCCGCTCCGCGTGAAGTATCGGTTAATTCTTCAACTTCTTCCCAAACGGCGCGTTCGTGTTTTGCGATTACCAATTGCGCAATTCGTTCGCCGTGTTCAATAGTAAAGTCTTCGTTGGAAAGGTTTACCAAAATCACCCCGATTTCTCCGCGATAATCGGCATCAATGGTTCCGGGGGAATTTAAAACAGTGATTCCTTTTTTTGCTGCCAAACCGCTTCGTGGGCGCACTTGTGCTTCGTAACCGATTGGCAATTCAATGAAAAGCCCTGTTTTTACAATGGCACGTTGCAAGGGTTTTAATGTTGAAGGTCCGTCAACGCAGGCGCGTAAATCCATTCCGGCGGAAGCTATTGTTTCGTAGGAAGGCAATGGGTGGTTTGATTTGTTGATTATTTTAATTGTCATTGAAAATTATTTTCGGATGATTTTTAAAAATTCCTTCTTTTCAGAATAGAACATAATTACGGCAAATACAATTAACAACGCAGTTCCTATCAATATATTTCCGTTGAAAGCGTAAAAGGAAATTGCCGAAAAACCAATGGCCAAAAGCAAATAACCGCTTATTTTTTTCGCTTCGTAAGGCACGTCATAATACTTGCGGCCGTAAAGATACGAAAGCACCATCATACTGCCATAGGCGGCAAGCGTTGCGATTGCGGAACCCATATAACCTATAATAGGAATCAAAACATAGTTCAAAACTAAAGTTACAATTGCCGCAAAAATTGAAATATAGGCCCCGAATTTTGTGCGGTCCGTAACTTTGTACCATACCGAAAGGTTGTGGTAAATTCCCAAAAAAAGATTCGCCAAAAGTATGAGTGGAACTATTTTTAACGCCTCCCAATATTGACTGTTTGGGATTAAAATTCGTTTGAAAATGTCTATATACACAACTACGACCAAAAGAATGAGGCAGCCGAAAAGCGTGAAATATTTGGTAATGGTGGCATACGTATTTTTTGCATTTTCGTGACCGGAATGGTTGAAGAAAAATGGTTCGATGCCCAATCGGAAAGCCATAACGAAAAGCGTCATAAACATTCCCAATTTATAGCAGGCAGAATAAAGACCAACCTGAACCTCCGCAATATTTTCGGGTAAAAGATATTTCAGAAGAATTCTGTCAAAAGCTTCGTTTATACTGAAAGCAATTCCTGCAATCAATACGGGAATGGCGTATTTCATCATCTGTTGCCAAATGGTTTTGCTGAAACCGAAACCAATTTTCGCATAAAGCGGAAGCAGTACCAAAAGCGTTACTGCACTCGCAATTAAGTTCGCGATGAAAACATACGCTACTTTATTTTCGGGAAACCAAAGGGAATTCCAATAACCGCTGCTTTTAGCAAGTTTCGGAAGCATTAAAAGGAAAAATAAATTGAATGCGAGATTTATAACTACGTTGAAAATTTTGACCGTAGCATATTTCATGGGTTTTTCGTTGGCGCGGAACCATACGAATGGTAATACCACCAAAGCGTCCAAAGCTAAAATTAAAAGTCCGTAGGTTACGTATTCAGGTTTAAAATCTGAAACCTCAGCGATGAAATTTCTGAAAAGCAACGTTATTCCCAAAAATATTAATGTGGAAACCGTAAGCGAGGTAAGCGTTGTGGACTGAACGATTTTTTGTTGTGAAGCGTCTTTGGTAACAAATCTGAAAAAAGCGGTTTCCATTCCGTAGCTCAACAAAACATTTCCCAAAATAAGGAACGCCATCACGGTGGAATAGATTCCGTATTCCTCGGGCAACAAAACTTTCACATAAAGCGGCACTAAAATTACCGAGAGCACGCGCGGCAAAACCGTGGCGAGGCCGTAAATAAATGTCTGTTTAAAAAGTTTTTTGAAAACGCTCAATGCGGTGCAGTTTTATAGCGCAAAAGTATTGAAAATAATAGTTTTGAAGGCTACTTCCCTAACTTCATATTTTAAATGAAAAGGTTTGAAATTTCCTCCGTAATTTTTGTGGGCCGAAATGTTTTCGCATCCAAAAAGCACCAAAGCGTGGTAGCTTCAACGATAATTTTTCCATCAGAAGGACGGATTATTTTGTAATGTCGTTCACTTTTTACGCCTTCGTAATTATCAATCCAGGTCTGGGTTTCAAGTTCTTCGCCTAAAAAGGAAGGATTTTTATAGGAAATGAAATGATTCAAAACTACCCAAACATATTGCTCACGCTGTGCTTCGGTAGTTTTTGAAATCCAATGCGCTTTCGCAGCATCAAGGCACCATTGCAAATAAGTAACATTATTTACGTGATTCAAACCATCAATAGCTGAAGCGGGAACGGTGAAGCGCTGTTTGAAAATTTCAGATTTCAAAAGCCTAAAATTAATTTCGCAATAAGAAAATAGGTAAGTATTCCGAAAATATCATTGCTTGTGGTTATAAACGGACCCGTTGCTACGGCAGGATCAATTCCTCTTTTATCTAAAAGAATGGGAATGAATGTGCCAATCAAAGCCGCAAGAATAATAACAGTTATAATTGCGATACCAATACTGATGGATTCGAGATAAG
The Aequorivita iocasae genome window above contains:
- a CDS encoding HU domain-containing protein, with the protein product MQLTTYIADLLYRYECVIVPGFGAFLTRYKSAQIDDATNTFHPPSKIVSFNKQLQANDGLFANYVASVEKCSYETALQRIRNFTAEISMALSEGKTISFKNIGTFSLNEEKSLQFEPLPQQNFSTSAFGLSSFVSPQISREVYKETVDAFEEKAPIHFTPEGREVKPYLKYAAIAVLAISAIGFGSLKLYENQVQKFNYAEREKANSLVENQIQEATFVIENPLPVVNLQVPKHTGLYHIVAGAYRMEENAEKKVSQLREKGYSPLKMEVNRYGLHQVLYASFNDKLEAQRKLYEIQKSENPDAWLLVQEIH
- a CDS encoding acyl-CoA thioesterase, whose translation is MQSKTPQQSLTVYTDMVLPSETNPIGNMFGGELLARMDRAASIAARRHSRRIVVTASVNHVAFNKMIPLGSVVTVEAKVSRAFSSSMEVYMDVFIEDRESGERSLSNEAIYTFVAVDEMGNPVRVPELVPETELEKKRFEAALRRKQLSLVLAGKMKPKDATELKALFQ
- a CDS encoding S8 family serine peptidase is translated as MKKTTFPTLRSICFLAIVLIFSSTFGQNPNNIKFQDETYAMPENINTFQWSSMPESAELQNGYIGWVQFYETPSQAVQDLFKQNKMELLEYIPHQTYLFYFPKNTSVSFLRNKGVRSIVPVYGNSKLSRDLKNPPFDSWAMDGNNILVTLQFHKYVSADYVIQQLAEKQIAVKQTYKGSNNIDLSIPNNCLEDLSNLPFVKWVELIVAPSVPDDTRGRSLHRSSNLDTQTSAGRNYTGLNIGVLCRDDGIVGPHIDFQGRIDNSMASGTGQSHGDGVSGIMAGAGNLNPSNRGMAAGSLLYVSNYEPSFLDSPTVTLINSGDVVITNSSYSNGCNAGYTTITQTVDTQAQTLPNLQHTFSAGNSNGNNCGYGAGNQWGNITGGHKQGKNVIATANVFFDGSLVNSSSRGPAHDGRIKPDIAANGQNQISTNENNTYQSFGGTSGASPGIAGVAAQLYQAYSEANSNVLPPAALIKATLLNTANEAGNIGPDFKFGWGIVNGLRAAKLIEDERYLSSSISQGVSNNHIINVPSGTKQVRFMVYWSDAPATPGANPALVNDLDLVVTGPSSNNYLPWILDETPDPITLNNPATNGPDHLNNMEQVLINNPASGNYTININGFNVPMGPQEYFVVYEIIEDNVTVTYPNAGESFVPGETESIHWDAVPANTTSNFVLEYSTDNGSSWNPIATVSNTTTNYGWNVPNSVTGDALIRVSNGASQDISDENFSIAPLVTNVQVTQVCPDEATFSWNAVTGAESYDLYLLGEKYMEVVGTSSTTTITVPIANETDPLWAAAVAKNATNGWESRRTIATFYPGGLLNCSLTNDVSIQNNNEPSDFNLICNPDPAIVSAIIMNSGVAPQSNFEVSYQLDSNPAVTETYAGTLNSGQQVTFDFVEPLGISSSGTYTLTVSVDLSGDENPNNDTDSLTFFAATEATPLDFEEPFDVNGMPPPGWNILNPDTEDTWVERDNITGSDGSQTVTAYIDNFSYNAAGEEDIIATEYFDLVSANSAQLDFDLAKAQYSAGFSDAFRVDISTDCGATFTQIYYKDGLDLSTLPGYETGNWTPNSASDWRTETIDLAAYLGEYIQLRFVNINGYGNSTFIDNINVRGVLSVAQADLNNIRMYPNPATSEVFINFNNVLLNNVSITLFNSLGQRLSYISEAEMAGKTQTVLNVSGFTSGIYFVKIKAGNNTTTKKLIVK
- a CDS encoding murein hydrolase activator EnvC family protein — encoded protein: MKHFRTYLFLFIGLITISTVSAQVDKQKELEEKRQAILEEIKQINSLLFKTKKEEKSVLSQVEDLNQRIAASENLIRVTNQQANLLTRNINDNIDKISTLREELKVMKADYAEMVRKSYKSKNQQSRIMFLLSSQNFLQAYKRVQYMKQYAKFRKKQGESIKAKTEELQKLNADLIEQKKTKQKLIAENEVAKSQLTSERKDQQALVATLKKDESKFTAQIRTKQKQADEIDRQIDALIKAAIEEANRIAREKALAAEKAKGNTTITTTTKNTITKPAKSEEFALTAEDRALAASFTNNKGKLPWPVEKGMVVKSFGTHQHPQFPNVTTNSSGVEIATEDNAEVRSIFEGQVMSIQIIKGANKVVFIQHGDYISVYSNLATVSVKKGDKVSTKQTIGTVAKSATEGRTVLKFYIYQNKTKINPADWIYRM
- a CDS encoding DUF4292 domain-containing protein; translation: MKLKPYYILLLLVLSSCGGAKNISNIENASAKEIIAAHKAAAPDFKTLAGRVQLVYETDEKLQSITVSLRMEKDKHIWVKASILGITIAKVLITPTSVRYYETVGNTYFEGDFALLGEWIGTPINFQQAQNLLLGQSIFTLNPSEYKSEVFQNKFKMQPKQQPQDFIHSLFLNPENFKIALETLSQPNADRLLSIRYGDYQEIGGQYFPSIISIDTSEKGSKTKIEMNFKKIDLNADVSFPFEIPQGYEEIQLN